In Longimicrobium sp., one genomic interval encodes:
- a CDS encoding glycosyltransferase, which translates to MTAGPAGRGGVAVLVLLERYLPGYKAGGPLRTVQNMVEQMGPPFRFRILTRDRDMGDASAYPGIVSGAWQPVGRGEALYLPPRQVGLRGLRRAMRGTGHDVLYLNSLFSAPMSIAPLLLRRLRAVPVTPVVLAPRGELHPGALSVGAWGRWVPRGLAGRLPSPKYLKKRVYIGLSRAAGLYRGVTWQASSEDEAAEIRRRMGTRAVVVVAPDLVAAPAPSAGLRAPKRAGVVRAMFLSRIDPKKNLAYAIALLGAVRGRVELGIYGPVGDPLYWARCRALFQALPPHVEVRYHGPVQSDRVGALMRSYDVFLLPTLGENFGHVVVEALVQGCPALISDQTPWRGLEAVHAGWDLPLDRPAAFVAALQRVADMGPDEHARWSAGAAALGRRRSADQSALRLNRELFFRAAGRQPGASREMEPRHAPRPRGLAASGLSRGGGRG; encoded by the coding sequence GTGACCGCGGGGCCGGCGGGGCGGGGCGGGGTCGCCGTCCTGGTGCTGCTGGAGCGCTACCTGCCCGGGTACAAGGCGGGCGGGCCGCTGCGCACCGTGCAGAACATGGTCGAGCAGATGGGGCCTCCATTCCGCTTCCGCATCCTTACCCGCGACCGCGACATGGGCGACGCCAGCGCCTACCCCGGCATCGTGTCGGGCGCGTGGCAGCCCGTGGGGCGGGGCGAGGCGCTGTACCTGCCTCCCCGGCAGGTGGGGCTGCGCGGGCTGCGCCGGGCCATGCGAGGCACCGGGCACGACGTGCTGTACCTGAACAGCCTCTTTTCGGCGCCCATGTCCATCGCCCCGTTGCTGCTGCGCCGGCTGCGCGCCGTCCCCGTGACGCCGGTGGTGCTGGCGCCCCGGGGCGAGCTTCACCCCGGCGCGCTGTCGGTGGGCGCATGGGGCCGGTGGGTGCCCCGCGGCCTGGCCGGGCGCCTTCCCTCGCCCAAGTACCTGAAGAAGCGCGTGTACATCGGCCTTTCCCGGGCGGCGGGGCTGTACCGCGGGGTCACGTGGCAGGCCTCGAGCGAGGACGAAGCGGCCGAGATCCGGCGGCGCATGGGAACGCGCGCCGTGGTCGTGGTGGCGCCGGACCTGGTGGCGGCGCCCGCGCCCTCCGCCGGGCTCCGTGCACCCAAGCGGGCGGGGGTGGTGCGAGCCATGTTCCTGTCGCGCATCGACCCCAAGAAGAACCTGGCGTACGCCATCGCACTCCTCGGCGCGGTCCGGGGGCGGGTGGAGCTCGGCATCTACGGACCGGTGGGCGACCCCCTCTACTGGGCGCGGTGCCGCGCCCTGTTCCAGGCCCTGCCGCCGCACGTGGAAGTGCGCTACCACGGCCCGGTGCAGTCCGACCGGGTGGGGGCGCTGATGCGCTCCTACGACGTGTTCCTGCTCCCCACGCTGGGCGAGAACTTCGGGCACGTGGTGGTGGAGGCGCTGGTGCAGGGGTGTCCCGCGCTGATCAGCGACCAGACGCCGTGGCGGGGGCTGGAGGCGGTGCACGCCGGGTGGGACCTGCCGCTGGACCGCCCCGCGGCGTTCGTGGCCGCCCTGCAGCGGGTGGCCGACATGGGCCCCGACGAGCACGCCCGCTGGTCGGCCGGCGCCGCGGCGCTGGGCCGGCGCCGGAGCGCCGACCAGTCGGCGCTCCGGCTGAACCGCGAACTGTTCTTTCGGGCCGCCGGGCGGCAGCCCGGGGCCTCGCGGGAGATGGAGCCCCGGCACGCGCCGCGGCCGCGCGGGCTGGCCGCGTCGGGGCTGTCGCGCGGCGGGGGCCGGGGCTAG